Proteins encoded within one genomic window of Pantoea eucalypti:
- a CDS encoding DUF4865 family protein, translated as MIIMHYRFTLPADYDMGIIEQRIRLNGARLDGFPGLVAKAYLWACRDDGGLNENRYAPIYFWREASGMQRFLQSPGFATLVRDFGWPIIESWLALEGQNHLPNLADARFMTLNRWTIPRHSDLITLPLTAGLSAWDVTRWQGLSIDASQQRSADQQEVYRIGYLARGSAAADLQL; from the coding sequence ATGATTATCATGCACTACCGTTTTACCCTGCCTGCGGACTACGATATGGGCATCATTGAACAGCGCATCAGGCTAAACGGTGCCCGGCTGGATGGCTTTCCGGGGCTGGTGGCGAAGGCGTATCTCTGGGCCTGCCGTGATGATGGCGGACTGAATGAAAACCGTTATGCACCCATCTATTTCTGGCGGGAGGCGAGTGGTATGCAGCGTTTCCTGCAAAGTCCTGGCTTCGCGACGCTGGTCAGAGATTTTGGCTGGCCGATCATCGAAAGCTGGCTGGCACTGGAAGGACAGAACCATCTTCCGAATCTGGCCGACGCCCGGTTTATGACGCTGAATCGCTGGACGATCCCCCGGCATTCGGACCTGATTACACTGCCACTGACGGCAGGATTAAGTGCCTGGGATGTGACCCGCTGGCAGGGATTAAGCATTGACGCGTCACAGCAGCGTTCCGCAGACCAACAGGAGGTCTACCGCATCGGTTATCTGGCGCGGGGTTCCGCTGCTGCTGATCTTCAGCTGTAA
- a CDS encoding Imm74 family immunity protein, producing the protein MKITGTSSYVMLDIDGKKIRAEGEMVVGGFVAETSTMKQFEPPYESEPVTDAVRQHYIDEAVKKTQGSHMVLKFV; encoded by the coding sequence ATGAAAATTACAGGCACCAGTTCATATGTGATGCTCGATATAGACGGAAAGAAAATCAGGGCAGAAGGTGAAATGGTCGTGGGTGGTTTCGTGGCTGAAACAAGTACTATGAAACAATTTGAACCCCCCTACGAAAGTGAACCCGTAACTGATGCTGTTCGTCAGCACTATATTGACGAAGCAGTCAAAAAAACTCAGGGATCTCATATGGTCCTGAAGTTTGTTTAA
- a CDS encoding NACHT domain-containing protein has protein sequence MSEVLGAMVLKAVVVKSVELMLQKVLNSNWSKHFEDAKEIVKELESEWPKQNYLRKHVQHTLKMRTLINPNDDVTLEDIYYPLTLITASNRDKIIVGDNVTLPFSGIANIIGIAGQGKSTILRKLFLEEINYGNRIPFFIELRNVENGDVIAYFKSLLSSLHLNVTDSNVEYLLQSGKVVLLLDGFDEVRQELTTKTLSSIMLLNNSFYCPIIITSRPNTEVCTMPGIHNLFVENIDLEDKIRILNLIEQRDVNSNGSTFRYLCELLISRESFSDTICNPIMVTLLYHCFPYMDEVPSDISEFYRQLFGVLYARHDKTKGYNSRERESEIDVEPAREFFSFLSLKSLLLEEYELDSYTLHQYVEAALETRSYDVKKAEAFIKDIVKITCLLQADGNDRFVFLHKSVQEFFAAFYLSIMKAKDTKAKIYKNLRAKVRLSSNLDNFLHFLYHLDNNTFIEELTLEAFRDCEYKNYADLNYDDFSLSFDQILKDIMVRGQCRQSDNLIKIDCNIAMSSVLKLDFLDVISGNRRRSGFFVDMPLFEAMDKGITRDNLKNIGHIVKVLPNNEYKSGKSIQRENSDPIENYAFQLIDYLKFSNTYDEYKRIFFDSINEYNNKVYKVKYKESLERRNAIDNSFDFL, from the coding sequence ATGTCAGAAGTATTGGGAGCTATGGTTTTAAAGGCAGTTGTTGTAAAGAGCGTTGAATTAATGCTGCAAAAAGTTCTTAATTCAAACTGGAGTAAGCATTTTGAGGATGCAAAAGAAATTGTAAAAGAACTTGAGAGCGAGTGGCCAAAACAAAACTATCTTCGTAAACATGTACAGCACACACTAAAAATGCGCACACTTATAAACCCAAATGATGATGTTACACTTGAAGATATTTATTATCCTCTGACATTAATTACGGCATCCAATAGAGACAAAATTATTGTTGGGGATAATGTAACCCTCCCATTTAGCGGGATAGCAAATATAATAGGTATCGCAGGACAAGGAAAAAGTACAATTCTTCGAAAACTATTTCTGGAAGAGATAAACTACGGCAACAGGATTCCCTTTTTCATTGAACTCAGGAACGTCGAGAACGGTGATGTAATCGCCTATTTTAAAAGTCTTCTGAGTAGCTTACATCTAAATGTAACAGACTCAAATGTTGAATATCTTCTGCAGTCAGGAAAGGTCGTTTTGTTACTTGACGGGTTTGATGAGGTACGTCAGGAACTCACAACAAAAACACTAAGCTCAATAATGCTATTAAATAACAGCTTTTACTGCCCAATAATCATTACAAGCAGACCTAACACTGAAGTTTGCACAATGCCAGGAATACATAACCTGTTTGTTGAAAATATAGACCTTGAGGATAAAATACGCATATTAAATTTAATTGAGCAAAGGGATGTTAATTCAAACGGAAGCACATTCCGCTACCTGTGTGAACTTCTCATATCCAGAGAGTCTTTTTCAGATACAATATGCAATCCCATAATGGTGACGCTTTTGTATCACTGCTTCCCTTATATGGACGAAGTCCCTAGCGATATCAGTGAATTTTATCGTCAACTCTTTGGCGTTCTTTATGCAAGACACGATAAAACAAAAGGTTACAACTCAAGAGAAAGAGAATCTGAGATTGATGTTGAGCCTGCCCGCGAATTCTTTTCATTTTTAAGCTTAAAATCTTTACTTCTGGAAGAATATGAACTTGATTCATATACACTACATCAGTATGTAGAGGCAGCGCTAGAAACCCGTTCGTATGATGTAAAAAAAGCAGAAGCCTTCATCAAAGATATTGTGAAAATAACATGTCTTTTACAGGCGGATGGCAATGACAGATTTGTATTTCTTCATAAGTCCGTTCAGGAATTTTTTGCTGCGTTTTACCTTAGCATTATGAAGGCAAAGGATACTAAAGCTAAAATCTATAAGAACCTGAGAGCAAAGGTGCGACTTTCTAGCAATTTAGACAATTTTCTGCATTTTTTATATCATCTGGATAATAACACCTTTATAGAAGAACTTACCCTTGAAGCTTTCAGAGACTGCGAATACAAAAATTATGCTGATCTGAATTATGATGACTTCTCACTTTCTTTTGACCAAATACTAAAGGATATAATGGTAAGAGGACAGTGTAGACAGAGTGACAATCTGATAAAAATTGATTGTAATATTGCAATGAGTAGCGTTTTAAAGCTTGATTTCCTTGATGTCATCAGTGGCAACCGAAGAAGGTCTGGCTTTTTTGTTGACATGCCTCTTTTTGAGGCTATGGATAAGGGAATTACGAGAGATAATTTAAAAAACATTGGCCACATCGTTAAGGTACTGCCAAACAATGAATATAAAAGTGGTAAATCAATACAGAGAGAAAATTCCGATCCAATTGAAAATTATGCATTCCAATTAATTGATTACTTAAAATTTTCGAATACTTATGATGAATACAAGAGAATTTTTTTTGATTCTATAAATGAATACAACAATAAGGTTTATAAGGTAAAGTACAAAGAATCACTGGAAAGAAGAAACGCTATAGACAATAGTTTTGATTTCCTATAG
- a CDS encoding XRE family transcriptional regulator, translating into MTKKVNITTDAGADVASVNQAVSESIKRWRKSQKLSLDALSHRAGISKGMLVEIEKGAANPSIAILCKVAAALGVSVADIVNVSHAPDAWLIENSEMPVLWQGEQGGTAQLLAGTRGPDMIELWRWKMFAGEVFSSTGHSSGTLELLHVEQGKLALTVGEQTMVVQQGCAAVARTDMPHSYASADQQPVIFTMTVAELQR; encoded by the coding sequence ATGACCAAAAAAGTCAATATAACGACCGATGCGGGCGCTGATGTTGCCAGTGTTAATCAGGCTGTCTCAGAGAGCATCAAAAGATGGCGTAAAAGCCAGAAACTCTCACTGGATGCGTTATCCCATCGTGCAGGGATCAGTAAAGGGATGCTGGTTGAAATTGAAAAAGGCGCCGCCAATCCCAGCATTGCCATCCTCTGCAAAGTGGCTGCCGCACTGGGTGTCTCGGTGGCGGATATCGTCAATGTCTCGCATGCACCTGACGCATGGCTGATTGAGAACAGCGAAATGCCCGTGCTGTGGCAGGGTGAGCAGGGCGGAACTGCGCAGCTGCTGGCGGGGACACGCGGACCTGATATGATCGAGCTATGGCGCTGGAAAATGTTTGCGGGCGAGGTTTTCAGCTCCACGGGTCACTCGTCGGGCACGCTTGAACTGCTGCACGTTGAACAGGGCAAACTGGCATTAACCGTGGGTGAGCAGACAATGGTCGTGCAACAGGGGTGTGCGGCGGTGGCGCGTACAGATATGCCGCATTCTTATGCCAGTGCCGATCAGCAGCCGGTTATTTTCACCATGACGGTGGCCGAACTGCAGCGCTAA
- a CDS encoding B3/4 domain-containing protein has product MLSVHPSIDPAVLALAPGFRAMSIVVDATPITRPEVASEALKSACQQVLQEDVAWADAHLAAWAEVFKAFGAKAKRTPCSAEALRKRVLRDGALPAIDPVVDLYNAISIRYALPVGGENIAAYIGAPRLVIADGSERFDTVKEGEVVDESPEPGEVIWRDDQGVTCRRWNWRQGVRTRLDASARQMWFILESLPAMPLIALQQASDDLISGLEQMMPGAQVSATLIDAPAI; this is encoded by the coding sequence ATGTTATCTGTTCATCCGTCAATCGATCCCGCGGTTCTCGCGCTCGCCCCCGGCTTTCGTGCCATGAGCATTGTGGTAGACGCTACGCCGATAACACGACCTGAGGTCGCCAGCGAAGCATTGAAGAGTGCCTGCCAGCAGGTGTTGCAGGAGGATGTGGCCTGGGCAGATGCGCATCTGGCAGCCTGGGCCGAGGTTTTCAAAGCCTTTGGTGCTAAAGCGAAACGCACACCCTGTTCTGCTGAAGCATTGCGCAAGCGCGTGCTGCGGGATGGCGCATTGCCTGCTATCGATCCGGTTGTCGATCTCTACAATGCCATCAGCATTCGCTACGCCCTGCCAGTTGGAGGCGAAAATATTGCGGCTTATATTGGTGCGCCACGTCTGGTGATTGCTGACGGCAGTGAACGGTTCGATACCGTCAAAGAGGGCGAGGTGGTTGATGAGTCACCAGAACCCGGCGAAGTGATCTGGCGAGACGATCAGGGCGTAACCTGCCGCCGCTGGAACTGGCGTCAGGGTGTGCGGACCAGACTGGATGCCAGTGCACGCCAGATGTGGTTTATCCTGGAAAGTCTTCCGGCTATGCCGCTCATTGCGCTGCAACAGGCCAGTGACGATCTGATCTCGGGATTAGAGCAGATGATGCCAGGGGCACAGGTCAGTGCAACGCTGATCGACGCGCCAGCCATCTGA
- a CDS encoding PAAR domain-containing protein, with translation MSGAAEAFSAARVGDGIEHSASKGWLVLGLIGGAIAGAAFTLATGGVGAVALAATVAGAAGGGGLGEVLGSMSWAPHHETGHLVTGSSNVFINGRPAVMSHMSVGDCDEHGPALQRVAEGSSRVYINGLPAARTGDRLACSGVISDGSPNVFIGGSKEQTDAISPEIPDWVDRVLLGVGLAATAVLAGPAIALLGFAGGLGGGYGGAYIGGKLWGEGSDGQKWLALGGAFAGGLAGAKGGAAFNTWRNTPKSLINLKEIEPQLATDPDSAFFWSGRTEGVGGPDVAEGIAKSRGGVTLESTIKDKNIKMPEWDFDNPQSIKAWEDVSASYAKQVSGEVRAVVGQSLREGNIWENVELPRLMGNDNVTKITTIDPVSQTEKVIFVRDN, from the coding sequence ATGAGTGGTGCAGCAGAAGCCTTTTCCGCTGCACGGGTGGGGGATGGCATAGAACACTCTGCCTCTAAAGGCTGGCTGGTGCTTGGTCTGATAGGCGGGGCAATTGCCGGCGCGGCGTTCACGCTGGCCACAGGGGGTGTCGGAGCGGTAGCCCTGGCGGCGACGGTCGCCGGTGCTGCAGGTGGTGGCGGGCTGGGAGAAGTTCTTGGCAGCATGTCATGGGCACCCCACCACGAAACCGGCCATCTGGTCACCGGTTCATCAAATGTGTTTATTAATGGAAGGCCGGCGGTGATGTCGCATATGTCCGTGGGTGACTGTGACGAACACGGTCCGGCCCTGCAACGCGTGGCAGAAGGGTCTTCACGCGTCTACATCAACGGACTGCCTGCTGCCCGGACGGGAGATCGCCTGGCATGCAGCGGTGTGATCAGCGACGGCTCACCCAACGTCTTTATTGGTGGCAGTAAAGAGCAGACTGACGCAATCAGTCCGGAAATTCCGGACTGGGTTGACAGAGTACTACTTGGCGTAGGCCTTGCTGCCACAGCTGTCCTGGCTGGGCCGGCGATAGCCCTGCTTGGTTTTGCGGGAGGACTGGGTGGAGGCTATGGTGGTGCTTATATAGGCGGGAAATTATGGGGAGAGGGCTCTGACGGTCAGAAGTGGCTTGCGCTGGGCGGTGCGTTTGCAGGCGGCCTTGCCGGCGCAAAAGGAGGCGCAGCCTTCAATACGTGGCGAAACACGCCTAAGAGCCTCATCAACCTGAAAGAAATAGAACCTCAGCTGGCGACCGATCCGGACAGTGCCTTTTTCTGGTCAGGACGGACTGAAGGTGTCGGTGGCCCTGATGTCGCAGAGGGCATAGCCAAGTCCCGGGGCGGAGTCACGCTCGAATCCACAATCAAGGATAAAAACATTAAAATGCCTGAATGGGATTTCGATAACCCCCAGAGCATCAAGGCCTGGGAGGACGTCTCCGCGTCCTATGCTAAACAGGTATCAGGAGAAGTCAGGGCCGTCGTGGGACAGTCGCTGCGTGAAGGTAATATATGGGAAAACGTTGAGTTACCGCGCCTGATGGGCAATGATAACGTCACGAAAATCACTACAATCGATCCGGTATCGCAGACGGAAAAAGTCATTTTTGTAAGGGATAACTGA
- a CDS encoding DUF1173 family protein, translating into MPTGLQKKAPSEVKPAENVSGNEPVKRTRRPSMSLLGLLHLLWEQSGINVWHPAFDKKKRTPGWVSWRLQQTAARIRIGRVPLEESLLLMAMKDTPQVIVNREHLRAAEKSKRRLIVVSVLAGWSETGEARLKTMLPLGLFSGFPDLVLPEDVRLRLERSFGRELGDWRRGMKVVIIAESEPPETSFRKIDGRSRPSSCSTVLDVALMTVSPRFIPLDSGYEAAVEDKLWKEKRAFIKPLRYDGEEDVFPDFVLKDVKGVDALPMEVFGMNTPEYLQRKQEKTAHYDVEYGQSRWWYWEAASRKEMPPFPDV; encoded by the coding sequence CTGCCCACGGGCCTCCAGAAAAAGGCCCCTTCTGAAGTAAAACCGGCTGAAAACGTTTCAGGTAATGAGCCTGTAAAACGCACACGGCGGCCATCGATGAGCCTGCTGGGGCTTCTGCACCTGTTGTGGGAACAGTCTGGTATCAATGTCTGGCACCCTGCTTTCGATAAAAAGAAACGCACTCCTGGCTGGGTGAGCTGGCGCCTGCAGCAAACGGCTGCCCGGATTCGCATTGGTCGCGTGCCGCTGGAAGAATCCCTGCTGCTCATGGCCATGAAAGATACGCCGCAGGTTATAGTTAACCGGGAACACCTGAGAGCGGCCGAAAAGAGCAAAAGGCGGCTCATCGTCGTTTCTGTGCTGGCTGGCTGGAGTGAAACCGGTGAAGCAAGGCTGAAGACGATGCTGCCGCTGGGGCTGTTTTCTGGCTTTCCTGACCTGGTTCTGCCGGAGGACGTGCGCCTGCGACTGGAGAGGAGTTTTGGCCGCGAGCTCGGCGACTGGCGCAGGGGAATGAAAGTCGTGATTATCGCTGAATCAGAGCCGCCGGAAACATCGTTCAGGAAAATAGACGGGCGTAGCCGGCCGTCCAGCTGCAGTACCGTACTCGACGTGGCGCTGATGACGGTCAGCCCACGCTTTATTCCGCTGGATTCCGGCTATGAGGCGGCTGTCGAAGACAAACTGTGGAAGGAAAAACGTGCCTTCATCAAGCCTCTGCGCTACGACGGAGAGGAAGACGTCTTCCCGGACTTCGTTCTGAAGGACGTGAAAGGCGTGGATGCGCTGCCGATGGAAGTGTTCGGCATGAACACACCCGAATACCTGCAACGTAAACAGGAAAAAACTGCCCATTATGATGTGGAATACGGTCAGAGCCGTTGGTGGTACTGGGAGGCAGCAAGCAGAAAGGAAATGCCACCATTCCCGGATGTCTGA
- a CDS encoding RES domain-containing protein — MDEEKYICDVCIEDAYVSQHIRSHVQSGEPCSYCGRAESTVELSDIADRMHAVFNGYYTSYFENENYAFGATTEEVISEELGVDEAACQDIFDLLCEKHNEWDNETYSEFYVYVKDAFEVTEFDYTWKKLKTSLETESRYFNSSLRTFLDRIFSGVEQAYISSGATVRTIDENDVMYRARAFDDYDKIKAELEHPERNFGPPPSAKARAGRMNAPGVPVFYGAASRETAIAEVRPAVGSVVVVAPFRPTRPMRILDLSALENIVIKEGSLFDPETRGQIEVTSFLRTLSRKLTVPVTAARTDSEYLITQAVSEYLSISDSLKLDGIMFHSTQSAHPENKDDAKYNIVLFRNSSRVKNGGANGVKYRAEMYENAEDDIWYPSPSITSLDQAKLNSSPSNNLHKKFKKADLVMDTAGLMVHFVTGVQYDTFPAGIALKFSADLTGGAQTDRMSVGTEGT, encoded by the coding sequence ATGGACGAAGAAAAGTACATCTGTGACGTTTGCATCGAAGACGCTTACGTCAGCCAGCACATCCGTTCGCATGTACAAAGCGGGGAACCGTGTAGTTATTGCGGGCGTGCTGAAAGCACTGTTGAGCTAAGTGACATTGCGGACCGTATGCATGCAGTATTTAATGGTTATTACACATCATATTTTGAAAACGAAAACTATGCGTTTGGGGCAACCACTGAGGAAGTCATCTCAGAGGAACTGGGCGTGGATGAGGCGGCGTGCCAGGATATATTTGATCTTCTCTGTGAGAAACATAATGAATGGGACAATGAAACGTACAGTGAATTCTACGTTTATGTTAAAGATGCGTTTGAAGTAACGGAGTTTGATTACACATGGAAAAAACTCAAGACATCGCTAGAGACCGAAAGTCGCTATTTCAACAGCAGTCTGCGCACCTTTCTTGACCGGATATTTTCAGGCGTGGAACAAGCATACATTTCATCCGGAGCGACAGTCAGAACCATTGATGAGAATGATGTTATGTACAGGGCGAGAGCCTTTGATGATTACGATAAAATCAAAGCAGAGCTAGAACATCCTGAGCGCAATTTCGGTCCGCCACCTTCTGCCAAGGCTCGAGCCGGAAGGATGAACGCTCCGGGTGTGCCGGTATTCTACGGCGCAGCCAGTCGTGAAACGGCAATTGCTGAGGTCCGGCCCGCTGTAGGAAGCGTGGTTGTAGTTGCACCCTTCAGACCAACACGCCCGATGCGTATTCTTGACCTGTCGGCGCTTGAGAACATTGTAATAAAGGAGGGCAGCCTGTTCGATCCGGAAACTCGTGGCCAGATAGAAGTCACCTCGTTCCTCAGAACATTATCTCGAAAGCTGACGGTCCCCGTAACAGCGGCCCGGACGGACAGCGAATATCTGATAACGCAGGCCGTATCCGAATACCTCAGCATTTCTGATTCACTAAAGCTGGACGGCATAATGTTTCATTCAACGCAGAGTGCACACCCCGAAAATAAGGATGATGCTAAATATAATATCGTTCTGTTCAGAAATTCGTCTCGCGTGAAAAATGGAGGTGCGAATGGTGTAAAATACAGGGCTGAAATGTACGAAAATGCCGAAGATGACATTTGGTATCCCAGCCCTTCGATTACCTCTTTGGACCAAGCGAAACTTAATTCTTCTCCATCTAATAACCTTCATAAAAAATTTAAGAAAGCAGATCTTGTGATGGATACTGCAGGCCTTATGGTACATTTTGTAACCGGTGTACAGTATGACACTTTTCCTGCTGGCATTGCGCTGAAGTTCAGTGCTGACCTGACCGGGGGCGCTCAGACTGACCGGATGTCAGTAGGGACTGAAGGAACTTGA
- a CDS encoding DcrB-related protein: protein MSEYTLQDCNITVPDVFRDRTMNLFTLSHTNANEFTFVISRATAAAEDTLKSVSQKLSSELQATLQDLSLNHARLTEINGRQALELFYSFKSGERIIFQKQRVVLTSENSTGKKLLCFVGTCPDAFDDYHSRIYDSITDSITFPDDAQGSPARRSQIPADSQEIFFCFDRDSRELTVFPSISDLYSSIDLIRARNGSYLFFDAAGEPLMLSPIPDGEHAGRFALWEMTGARIPGLISSLLLARSVRGIDGLDTTEAVEAYLSQRINEK, encoded by the coding sequence ATGTCTGAATATACCCTGCAGGACTGCAACATTACGGTGCCTGACGTATTTCGCGATCGCACCATGAACCTCTTTACCCTCAGCCATACGAATGCCAATGAATTCACCTTCGTGATTTCACGTGCAACAGCTGCGGCAGAAGACACGCTTAAGTCAGTATCCCAGAAGCTGTCATCTGAACTGCAGGCTACTCTGCAGGATCTCTCACTCAATCATGCCCGGCTTACCGAAATAAATGGCAGGCAGGCGCTGGAACTGTTTTACAGTTTCAAATCCGGCGAAAGAATCATCTTTCAGAAGCAAAGGGTTGTACTGACATCTGAAAACAGTACAGGTAAAAAGCTGCTCTGCTTCGTTGGCACCTGCCCGGATGCGTTTGACGATTACCATAGCCGTATTTATGACAGCATCACGGACAGCATTACGTTTCCGGACGATGCACAAGGTTCGCCCGCACGGCGCAGCCAGATCCCTGCCGACAGTCAGGAAATCTTTTTCTGCTTTGACCGTGACAGCCGCGAACTGACCGTGTTCCCTTCAATTTCTGACCTGTACTCATCCATTGATCTTATCCGGGCAAGGAACGGCAGCTATCTGTTTTTTGACGCTGCCGGCGAACCGCTGATGCTATCTCCGATACCTGACGGTGAGCATGCAGGCCGCTTTGCGCTGTGGGAGATGACCGGTGCCAGAATACCGGGACTGATATCAAGCCTGCTTCTGGCCAGAAGTGTCCGGGGTATTGACGGTCTGGATACAACTGAAGCCGTTGAGGCCTACCTCAGTCAGCGGATAAATGAAAAATGA
- a CDS encoding RidA family protein — protein MTQPERKNYAELGEVKAPYVHAVKHGNTLYVSGLTAAGTPAQQGDMAEQAEAIFDQLRHITAAEHTSLAALLKVTIFITSFTEITALREVLYRNYGGHLPASSLVQVNGLFSADLRIEIEAIFAL, from the coding sequence ATGACCCAGCCAGAACGCAAAAATTACGCAGAACTGGGCGAAGTAAAAGCACCTTATGTGCATGCCGTTAAGCATGGCAACACGCTTTATGTTTCAGGGCTCACTGCGGCTGGCACACCCGCTCAGCAGGGCGATATGGCTGAACAGGCAGAAGCTATTTTTGATCAGCTCAGGCATATTACCGCCGCAGAGCATACCTCGCTTGCCGCACTGCTCAAGGTCACAATATTTATCACCTCTTTCACTGAGATCACCGCGCTGAGGGAAGTACTTTATCGTAATTATGGTGGACATCTGCCTGCCAGTTCGCTGGTCCAGGTCAACGGCCTTTTCTCCGCTGACCTGCGCATTGAGATCGAGGCCATTTTTGCCCTCTGA
- a CDS encoding tautomerase family protein, whose amino-acid sequence MPFTRITLRQGYSDAALNTISTLLQKALVTEFDVPEHDCFQVIEMLPACQRVFDIHYLSGGRSDNFVLFQVTAGRPRSRDQKQRFYHALCAALQVEMAIDPDDVMIIIHFNSTEEWSFSGGRMLAQEAL is encoded by the coding sequence ATGCCATTCACCCGAATCACGTTGCGTCAGGGCTACAGCGATGCGGCACTGAATACGATTTCAACATTACTCCAGAAAGCACTGGTGACGGAGTTTGACGTGCCTGAGCATGATTGCTTTCAGGTGATTGAGATGTTGCCAGCCTGTCAGCGGGTATTTGATATTCACTATCTCAGTGGCGGGCGCAGCGACAATTTCGTGCTGTTTCAGGTGACAGCAGGCCGACCGCGATCCCGGGATCAGAAGCAACGGTTTTATCATGCCCTTTGTGCGGCGCTGCAGGTGGAAATGGCGATCGATCCCGATGATGTCATGATCATTATTCACTTCAACAGCACCGAAGAGTGGAGCTTCAGCGGTGGCCGGATGCTGGCACAGGAGGCGTTATGA
- a CDS encoding carboxymuconolactone decarboxylase family protein produces MKNSLDRETLAQRAPKLAELTQQLLFGDIWQRHLLSPRERSLLTLATLTAMGRVQQLPWHIDFARQNGLTQDELVESFTHLAFYAGWPAAVTALGYLEDNC; encoded by the coding sequence ATGAAAAATTCACTGGATCGGGAAACACTGGCGCAACGCGCGCCAAAACTGGCCGAACTGACACAGCAGCTGCTGTTTGGTGATATCTGGCAACGTCATCTGTTGTCACCACGTGAGCGCAGCCTGCTGACGCTGGCAACGTTAACCGCGATGGGGCGCGTTCAGCAGCTGCCGTGGCATATCGATTTTGCCCGTCAGAACGGGCTGACACAGGATGAGCTGGTGGAGAGCTTTACACATCTGGCGTTTTACGCTGGCTGGCCCGCCGCCGTCACCGCGCTGGGCTATCTGGAGGATAACTGCTGA
- a CDS encoding LysR substrate-binding domain-containing protein: protein MNKLPESLDMDALRSFVAGIDAGSFALAAQHLCRSTSAVSAQLKKLEQQCGTALVLKKGRHLQLTRSGEQLMSYARRLLSLNDEALRAVKGEALQGEIRIGMQEDFGEALMPAILGAFNRQHPEVRLTARVDRNQPLHTALARHELDLALLWQAEQQTGTQLIGQCPLAWIQHPAFDLAGFLWRGEALPLVAFDAPCVMRTRATQALDKAGIPWRIVFTSHSLSGIWAAVQAGLGITLRTRAGMPEKLVTESDRLPQPGYLGIALARSDQGNDPARMLLEHLITEAALPFVQRQRPD from the coding sequence ATGAATAAACTACCAGAGTCACTGGATATGGATGCGCTGCGCAGTTTCGTTGCTGGAATCGATGCTGGCAGCTTCGCGCTGGCAGCACAGCATCTCTGTCGATCAACGTCGGCTGTCAGTGCGCAACTCAAGAAACTGGAGCAGCAATGCGGCACGGCACTGGTGCTGAAAAAAGGGCGGCATCTCCAACTGACACGAAGTGGTGAACAGCTTATGAGTTACGCCAGACGGCTGCTGTCACTGAACGATGAGGCATTGCGGGCGGTGAAGGGCGAGGCGTTACAGGGTGAAATACGTATTGGCATGCAGGAGGATTTTGGCGAGGCGTTGATGCCTGCCATTCTCGGCGCATTTAATCGCCAGCATCCGGAAGTGAGGCTGACCGCTCGCGTCGACAGAAATCAGCCGCTACACACGGCGCTGGCGCGTCATGAGCTGGATTTGGCGCTGCTCTGGCAGGCGGAGCAGCAGACTGGCACACAGTTGATTGGTCAATGTCCGTTAGCCTGGATTCAGCATCCGGCATTTGATCTGGCAGGGTTTCTGTGGCGCGGCGAAGCGCTGCCGCTGGTGGCATTTGATGCGCCCTGTGTGATGCGAACGCGCGCCACCCAGGCACTGGATAAGGCAGGCATTCCTTGGCGGATCGTGTTCACCAGTCACAGTCTTAGCGGGATCTGGGCGGCAGTTCAGGCCGGGCTGGGTATAACCCTGCGCACCCGCGCAGGTATGCCAGAAAAGCTGGTGACGGAGTCAGACCGGTTGCCACAACCCGGCTATCTGGGAATCGCGCTGGCCCGCTCAGATCAGGGCAACGATCCGGCGCGTATGCTGCTGGAGCATCTCATCACGGAAGCTGCCCTGCCCTTTGTTCAGCGCCAGAGGCCTGACTAA